The DNA segment CGTTCAACGAGCCGCTGTGCTCGTCGCTCATCGGGTACATCGGCGGCGAGCACGCACCGGGCCTCACCGATCCCGTCGCCGGCCTCGCGGCCGTGCACCACCAGCACCTCGCCCACGGGCTCGCGGTCGAGCGGTTGCGCGGGCTTGCCGCGGCGGCGACCGACGGCACGGGTGCGGCCCGAGACATCCGGCTCGGCATCACGCTCAACCTCACGAACGCCGTGCCGAACCATCCGGCCGACCCCGTCGACCTCGAGGCCGCGCGTCGCATCGACGCGCTCTGGAACCGGATGTTCCTCGACCCCATGCTGCGCGGGGCATATCCCGCCGACCTGCTCGAGGACGTGCGCGAGTTCGGACTCGAAGACCACATCCACGACGGCGACCTCGCGCACATCGCGCAGCCGATCGACTTCCTCGGCGTGAACCACTACCACGACGACAACGTGTCGGGTCATCCGCTGCCCGAAGACGCCCGACCCGGCCTCCGGCCGACCGACAAGCCCGGCCGCTCGCCCTTCCCGGGCAGCGATTACGTGACCTTCCCGACGCGCGGCCTGCCCCGCACGGCGATGGACTGGGAGGTCAACCCGTCGGGCCTCGAGAAGCTGCTCGTGCGCCTCGGCGACGAATACCCGAACCTGCCGCCGCTCTACATCACCGAGAACGGCGCCGCCTACGACGATGTCGTCTCGCCCGACGGGCAGGTGCACGACGTCGAGCGCACGCAGTACATCGTCGACCACATCGCCGCCGTCGGACGCGCGATCGACGCCGGCGCCGACGTGCGCGGGTACTTCGTGTGGTCGCTCCTCGACAACTTCGAGTGGGCGTGGGGGTACGAGAAGCGGTTCGGCATCGTGCGCGTCGACTACGACACGTTCGAGCGCACGCCGAAGGACAGCGCGCTCGCGTACGCGAAGCTCATCGCGGAGCACAAGGCGTCTCAGGATGTCGCGGCGGATGTCTCGGCGGATGCCTCGGCCGCGGCCTCCTCCACAGGAGGCGACGCACGGGGCCAGTCCGAGGCATCCGCGACTATCGTTGGGTGAATCCGGCGACAGGGAGGGGTTTCGCATGACGGCCGATCGCGGCACCCCTGCCTCCGCCCGCGGCGGCTCGGCGCCCACGCTCGAGATGGTGGCCGCGCACGCGGGCGTCTCCCGGGCGACGGTGTCGCGCGTCGTCAACGGGTCGCCGAAAGTCAGCCCCGACGTCGTCGAGGCCGTGCAAGCGGCGATCGCCGTCCTCAACTACGTGCCCAACCGCGCCGCGCGCTCGCTCGCGAGCCGGCGCACGCAGGCGATCGCGCTCGTCGTTCCCGAGTCGACGGCGAAGGTGTTCAACGACCCGTTCTTCGCGACCCTTGTGCAGGGCATCGGCCTCGCCCTCGCCGACACCGACTACACGCTCTCGATGCTCATCGAGAGCGAGGCCGCGTCCGACAAGACGCGCAAGTACCTCCTCGGCGGCAACGTCGACGGCGCCCTCGTCGCCTCGCATCACACGGGCGACCACTCGTACGCGCACGTGTCGCGGGCGTTGCCCGTCGTGTTCGGCGGGCGCCCCCTCGATCCGGGCGAGCAGGTCAACTACACGGTCGACGTCGACAACGCACACGGCGCCGAGATCGCGACCGAGCACCTCGTCGAGCGCGGGCGGCAGCGCATCGCGACGATCGGCGGCCCGCAGGACATGCCGCCGGGCGTCGACCGCCTGCGCGGCTGGCGCAACGTGCTCGACCGCGCCGGTCGCACGTCCGACCTCGTGGAGTTCGGCGACTTCAGCCCCGAGTCGGGCGCGATCGCCATGCGCAGGCTCCTCGAACGCGACCCCACGATCGACGGCGTCTTCTGCGCCAACGACCAGATGGCGATGGGCGCCTACGCGGCGATCCTCGAAACCGGCCGCACCATCCCCGGCGACGTCGCCGTCGTGGGCTTCGACGACGACCGCTACGCCTCCATGGCCGTGCCGCCCCTCACGACCGTGCACCAGCCGTCGCTCCAGATGGGCGAGGTCATGGCCCGCACGCTCGTGCGGCTCATCGCCGGCGAGGACGTGCCGTCCGCGACGCTGCTGTCGACGCAGTTGGTGGTGCGGGCGTCGAGTTAGGCGTCGGTCGCGCAGCCGAGCACCGCGGCGCGAGCTGCTCCATCTGCTCCATCTGCTCCATCTGCTCCATGACGAGCTTGATCGTCTCGGGCTGCTTGTCGGGATTGCGTTCTTGGATCAGAGTCAGTCGATCCATCCGCGGGCCGCCGCGTAGTCGGCGACCGACTCGGCGATGCGCGTCGCGACTGCCCGCTCGTCGGGCATCGCGATTTGAGCCGCGGCCCCGGCGAAGGCGGCGGCGAGCCCTGAACGGATGTCGTTCACCCGCGACTCGGCCTCGTCGGCCGGGATGCGCAGCTTGCGTCCCACTCCCACGAAATCGCGGATGCCGATCGCGTCGAGCCGGTACTCATCGCCGACCTTCATCGCCGAGGTGAGTGGCCGCGTCGACGGATAGGCGAGGTGCGTGCCGAGGTCGTACAGCGGTGCGAGCTCGGCGCGCTCTGCGTCGAGGAGGATCGAGTAGTTCTTCGCGTGCGCATCGGTGTTGGCCGCCGACACGTTGAACACCATCGCATCGAACAGCGCGCGCTGACTCGCCCGACGTTGGTCGATGCCGGGGAACGTGTCGATGAGTTGGGCCATCGCCGCGAACCCCGGACCGCCGTCGGACTGGTACTTGCGGGCCGGGTCGACTGAAAGCGCCTGGCAGAAGTCCTCTTGATGCCGCCGCTGCCAGCGATCGCCGACGAGGCGCCGGTCGTAGCGGGCAGCAACGAACACACGATCGCCGCGGTCGGTGGTGAGCAAACCGGCATCCGCGACCCTCAAACCAACTGCCCGCGCCGCCGTCATCGTCACGTACTCGTTCACGTCGTGTTCGACATACGGCAGCACCGCCGGTTTCAGGATGTGGGTCGTCGGCGTCGCGTCGCGAGGGATGCCCCAGCCGTCGTCATCGCGAAACAGTGCGAGCTTCGGCTGGGCACCCGCGAGGCTCCACCGCCCGTCGTCGCGTGTGCCCCAGGTATCGGCGTTGTCGACGACGTCGGCGATCAGTTCAGTGAGCGCGGCGTCGTCGAGCCGTTGGATGTCTCGCTGACGCTGGCCGGCATCGCTCGGTGAGACATCCGGAGGGAGGATCTGCACCGCGCCCGCGACGTCGCCGCCGATGTGCCGCAGGAGTTGGAGCGGGTTCGCAGCTGAGGTGTGGAACTCGCGCCCCAGCTCGTCGAGGCGACCCGCGCTGTCGGGCAGCAGCCCCTGCAGGAACGGCAACACGACGCGGGCAGGGTGGGATGCGCGCGTCACCGGCATCGACAACGAGAGCGGCGTCGCGTGGATGCGCCGCCGGTAGCTCTCGTCGTAGGTGAAGCCGACGTTTCCGCTTTGGTTCTGGGAGACGACTCCGATGAAAGTGCCGTCGAGGAAGACGTTGAGTTCGAGTTCAGGCATCGACGGCCCGCTCGTTCAGGTCGACCGCCAGGTCGAGTGCCGTGATGAGGTCGAACGCACGGTCGAGCCGCACACTCGCTTTGCCTCCTTCGAAGCGCACGACCCATTCACGGGTCACCCCGGCACGCTCAGCGAGCTCGGCCTGCGACCAGCCGAGCACCTCTCGCCGCTCGCGGACGGCCGCGCCGAGCTCTCGTACGGATCTCACACGCATGGCACCACCTCCAGGTGTGCGCGTCCGCGCACATCCCTCAGTGTGACGGATCGCGCACAGAAAGGGAAGTGCGCGTTCGCGCACAGCTTGATTCGCCGGGAATGTGCCCCGATCTGGGGCACCGATCCGCCGCTCCTCGCGGAACCGTTCCAAGGTACCGTCGGCAGGTGACCACCCCGGCAGCCTGGTACCCCGACCCTGAAGACCCGACGCAACTTCGCTGGTGGGATGGCTCCGCTTGGACGAACCATCTCCATCCTGCGCCTGCGGCTGCACCCATGAACCCGAGCGTGACAGCGGATTCCCCGAACGTTTCGGTCTCACCGGCACCGATCACGCCGACTGACTACTGGCTCGCCGATCGCAATGCATCCCCATGGAACGAAGTAGTCGGTGAGGCGTACCGCGACGAAGAAATCGAGCGCGCATTGGGTCAACGCGTTCTCCTTGATCGCGAGGTCGAGGTCATGACCACCGCAGCCCTGGTGCCCGAACCTGACAACCCCCATGACGGCGATGCGATCTCCGTGCGGATCAATGATGAAGTGGTCGGGTACATCGCGCGCGAGGAGACACACGCGTACCGGGACGCTGTCCGCCGCATCGTCGCCTCGGGACACCGTGCCGTGACACCCGCGCGCATCTGGGCGGTCCGCCGCCGAACATCTGAGGGCGAACGCCTCTACGCGAGGGTCACGTTCGCGTATGCGGCGGATCGCGCCCTCATCGCCGAAAATGACCCGCCGAGCGCCGAATACTCCCTACTGCCGTGGGGCGGCGCGCTTCAGGTAGCGGGCGAAGAGCAACACTTCGACGTTATTCGCCCGTTCGTTCCACGCGATGGAGACGGGCTGCTGCTGGTCACCCTCCACCGTCTGGAGCGCACCCTCAAGAACGGAGAGTCCCGCGACGTCGTGGAAGTCAGGCTCGGTGGCGAGAGGTGCGGTGAGCTCTCCACCACGACGTCGCGCCACTTTCTCCCGACGATTGACCATCAGGTTGGTCGTAGCCGTGTCGTGGCTGCGTGGGCGCGAGTCGTGGGCTCCCCTCTGGGCGCCGAGCTCAAGCTGCACGCAGCACGTGCGAATGAACTGAGCGCTGACTGGCTCGACGGCGCACCGATCACGGTGCCGAGGCTGGTCCCCCAGGCCGCGCACTATTCGGTGCCGGGCGCCTACATCGCGCAACGACCCAAGACCTCAACCGAACCCGGTCGCGCCGCCGCGAAGGCGACCGGCTCGGGATGCGCGCTCGTGCTGCTGACCGTCATCGGTGTGGGCACTGCGGTCGCGGCAGGCATCACGCAGTCGGTGTGAACGCGTGCCGTCTCCACGAATGGGAGGGAAGTGCCCCGAGGGATCCGGCAGTGGGCGAGTCGGTGACGATGCGTTCGGAGACTGACCCGATTGCGGGCGGGCCGGGTGATCCGCGGCTGCCCGCTCACGCGACCTGCGGCAGCACCTCGCTCGCGAGGAACTCGAGCACGTCGAGGTCGTCGAAATCGAGCACCTGCAGGTAGAGCGTCTCGACACCGAGTTCGCGCAGCCCCGCGATGCGGTCGATCACCTGCTGGGCGGTGCCGCCGATGCCCTCGCGGGCGAGTTCCAGCGGGTCGCGGCCGATGCGCTCGGCGCGCGCCCGATACTCGGCGTCGGTCGCCCCGGCCGTCGTCGTGAGGGCGGCCGAGTAGACGAGCGAGCCGGGGTCGCGGCCGATCGCCTCGGCGGCGGCGCGCACGCGCGCGAACTGCTCGGCGATGACGTGGTCGCTGCGGAACGGCACGTTGAACTCGTGCGCGAAGCGCGCGGCGAGGGCGGGCAGGCGCACGGCTCCGCCGCCGCCGAGGATCACGGGCACGGGCTGCTGCACGGGCTTGGGCAGCGCCGGCGAGTCGACGAGCGTGTAGTGCGTCCCGGGGTAGTCGAACGTCGAACCCGACGGCGTCGCCCACAGCCCGGTGAGGATCTCAAGCTGCTCCTCGAAGAGGTCGAAGCGCTTCTTCGGGAACGGGATGCCGTACGCGGCGTGCTCGGCCTCGAACCATCCGGCCCCGAACCCGAACTCGACACGCCCGCCGCTCATCTCGTCGACCTGCGCGACCTGGATCGCGAGCATGCCCGGGTGGCGGAACGTCAGGCTCGTCACCAAGGTGCCGAGACGAATGGTGGATGTCTCGCGCGCGAGCGCGCCGAGGGTCACCCACGAGTCGGTCGGGCCGGGCAGCCCGTCGCTCGCCCCGGCCGGCCCCTCGGCGCCCATCGCGCGGATGTGGTCGCTGCGGAAGAACGCGTCGAATCCGAGACGTTCGGCGGTCAGCGCCATCGCCAGCTGCTGCCCGTAGGTCGCACCCTGCTGCGGCTCGGTGAACACGCGGAACTTCATGTCGATCCCTTCGAACGGGGCGGAGGCGCCGCATCCATTCTCACGCGTCACGCGCGCCTCACCCCGCGAGCAGTCGCTCCGCGAACCAGTAGAGCCCGACCGCCGCGACAGCGAGCTGGATCCACACCGGCACGAGCGTCAGCCGCTTGCGCACGAGCAGGAGGATCGGGAACGCGATCGCGATGAGCACGAGCTGCGTGAGCTCGATGCCCACGTTGAAGACGAGGAGCGCGCCGAGCAGTCCCCACGAGAACGGCTCGTCGATGCCGAGCGCCCCCGCGAATCCGACCCCGTGCACAAGGCCGAACGCGAACACGACGGCGACGCGGACCCAGTCGTCCCGCGAGAACCAGCGCGTCGCGGCGCTGTCGAGGGATGCCGGTGCCTTCGAGGGCGCCGGCGCCAGGGCGACGCGCTCGCGCAGCGCGAGTCCGCCGCCGGACGGCGCGCCGCCCGAGACATCCGGAGCCTCGACACCGTCGACTGGCGCGCCGACGCCGGCGTTCGCGACGCGACCGCGCCGCCACACCCACACGTTCCACAGCGCGACCGCCGCGATCGAGAACGCGATGATCGGCTCGACGATCGCGGGCGGAACGCTCACGATGCCGAGCGCCGCGAGCACGAACGTCAGCGAGTGCGCGACCGTGAACGCCGTCGCGACCAGCACGATGTCGCGCAAGCGCCGCGACCCCGCGATGAGAGCGAGCAGGAACAGCAGGTGGTCGGCGCCCGACAGCAAGTGCTCGGAGCCGAGCACGAGGAACTCGCCCATGCGCGAGCCCCAGTCCTGCGTCGTCGTGACCGTCGGGCTCGTGTCGGTGTCGAGGTTCGCAACGCCCGACCCTGAGCGCAGGTCGTACTCGACGATCGTCGTCGTCTTGCCGCCCGGCGCCGTGCCCGGGAACAGCTCGGTGCCGATCCGGTACACGGGGGCCGCGGCGCCCACCTGATCGCGGCAGTCGCTGTCGATCACGAGGCGCGCGTGCGGCACGCCGTCGCGCAACGTGATCGCGTAGGGCTCTGCGAGCGCGTTCGGGCAGGCGGATGTCTCGGCCGCATCGGACTCGACCGAGACCGAGTAGCGCGGCAGCACGTAACCGAGCACGGTGTCGGAGTACTGCTCGAGCACCGCGGTCGTGAGCTTCGACGGGTCGCGGCCCGACGACTGCACGTCGGCGTACGCGGCGGCCTCGAACTCCGCGTCGCCCATCGCGCGGGCGCCGTCGGTCGCGAGGAGCACGTACTCGATCTCGAGCACCGTGCGGACGAGACCCGGTTCGGGCTCGGTCACGTCCGCATAGACGGTCGCCGAGTAGCTGTGGGCGGCGGCCGGCGCAGCCGGCACGAGGAAGGCGAGGGCGGCGACCACGAGCAGGAGCGCGCGCACGAGGCGCGCGCTCCCGCCGCGGGTGGGATCAGTACGCACCGAGGTCGGTCCAGCCGTTGTAGGGGCTCGCGCCCGGTTCCTGGTTGCGGGTCCACCAGCCGGCCTTGTAGAGCCGGCCCTCGTGGGCGACGATCTCGCCGCCCGTGTAGATCCACGAGTCCGTCCAGGCCCGCACGACGCCCTTCGACGTCGCGACCTCGACGCCGCGCTCCGACCAGGCGCCGTTCGGTCCGCTCTTGGCGGGCGTCACGCCCTGCGTCCACCACTGGGCCACGTAGACGCGTCCGTCGTGCAGCACGGTCTCTCCGCCGAGGTAGATCTGGGCGGCCCGCCACTCGGGCAGGGCGCTCACCTTGACCGTGGGCGAGACGGCGCTGCCGGGTGCGCTGGTCGGTGAGCTCGCGGTCACGGTGACCGCGAGGTCGGCGCCGTTGAGCGCGCCTCCGACACGGAGTTCGGGGCCGGTCGCGCCGGTGATGGGCACGCCGTTCGCCGTCCACCGGTAGGCGAACGTCAGCCCGGAGACATCCCACCCCCGGGCTGGGCGACGAGGAGACCGCCGACCTCGGCCGTGCCGTCGATGCGCGGTGCGACCGTCGACACGGGTGCAGGGTCGGTCGCCGTCACCGCGAACTCGGCCTTCGCCGTGTTGCCCGCCGCGTCGGTCGCCGTGTAGGCGAGCGTGTAGGCGCCGGCGACGGGGGGCACGATCGTTCCGGGCTCGAGCGGCACGTTCTCGCCGATCGGACCCGACACCTTGATCGCGACCGAAACGGTTCCCGAGTCGTCGCCCGCGATGCCGCGCGGCACCGAGTAGTCGGCGCCGACGATCGCGTTCGACGCGGGGGCCGGGTCGACGACGAGAAGGGGTGCCGTCGTATCGAGCGACTTCAGCGCGCGCGCTGCGAGTCGTGCGATCGGCTTCGCGGTGAGCGGCTCGCTGTAGATCTTCGCCGTCGCGATCGAGCCTTCGTAGGGGTACTCGACCGTGCCCGACGACGAGATGTCGCCGCCGACCACGAAGCTGCGCGACGACCCCGTCGGGTTCTGCACCTTGCCGCCGCCGGATGCCGTCGCCGATCCGGCGAGGCGTCCGTCGACGAACACCCGCAGGGCGCCCGACTGCGCGTCGTATGTCGCGACGACGTGCGTCCACATGCCGGCGGTCACGGCGTTCTCGGCGCGGGCGACGACGTACGTGCCGCCGACGCGCACCCACAGTTCCGGCGAGACCCTGCCCGACTGCGTGCCCGGGAGCATCTCGAGGCCCTGGCCTGCGTTCTGGGTGTTCGAGATCATGTCGCGCTCGGTCGTGATCGCAGGCGCCTTGAAGACCGACTCGATCGCGAAGCCGTCCTCGGTCTTCGCATAGTCGGCGTCCGACCAGGCGATGCGAGACCCCTGCGCGGAGTTGCCCGTGAACGAGGCCGCCTCCCCGCCGAGCGCGGGGTCGACCGCGACCGGGGCGTTGCCCTTGGTGATCGAGTGCGCTCGCGGCGAGCGGTCGACGGGTGCGCCGCCGACGTAGTCGAGGTCGAGCAGGTCGGCGACGGGCAGCGGTTCGAGGAGGTCGGCCAGCGCGTCGGACCCGTTGACGGCGGTCACCGTGAAGGCGGCTTGCGCCTGGCGGGACGCGGCGTCGGTGACGACGTACGTCACCGTGTGGTCGCCCGGCAGGGTCGGCGTGAACTCGAACCGGCCGTCGGCCGTGCGGGTCACGTCGAGCACGCCGCCTGCCGGGTCGGTGACCTCGAGGGCCGCCTTCACCGAACCCGAGTTGTCGACCGCCTGCGGAGCGGGGGCGATGAACCGGTGGCCGACGACCGCCGAGGCGCTCGGCGCGGGCACGACGCGAACCTGCGGCGGCGTCGCGTCGAGGAGTCGCAGTTCGCGGTTGGCGACGCGGTACACGTTCTTGTCGGACAGCGGCGCGCTGTAGAGCTCGGCGCCCGCGATCCTGCCGTTGAACGTCGAGTCGTCGAGCGTCCCGCTCGGGTTCGCGTCGCCGCCGATCGTCATGTACCTGGCTGCAGCGGTCGTCGGCTTGACGTTGAAGGAGACGCTCTTCTGCTCGACCTTCTTGATGCCGTTGACGTAGAGGCGGGCGTCGGTGCCGTCGTACCAGCCGGTCACGTGGTACCACGTGCCGTAGTCGAGCAGCGCCTTCGGCTGCGGGCTCGCGTACCAGAACTGCAGTTCGTAGCTCGTCGACGACGACGTGCGCACGGCTTCG comes from the Agromyces protaetiae genome and includes:
- a CDS encoding LLM class F420-dependent oxidoreductase, whose translation is MKFRVFTEPQQGATYGQQLAMALTAERLGFDAFFRSDHIRAMGAEGPAGASDGLPGPTDSWVTLGALARETSTIRLGTLVTSLTFRHPGMLAIQVAQVDEMSGGRVEFGFGAGWFEAEHAAYGIPFPKKRFDLFEEQLEILTGLWATPSGSTFDYPGTHYTLVDSPALPKPVQQPVPVILGGGGAVRLPALAARFAHEFNVPFRSDHVIAEQFARVRAAAEAIGRDPGSLVYSAALTTTAGATDAEYRARAERIGRDPLELAREGIGGTAQQVIDRIAGLRELGVETLYLQVLDFDDLDVLEFLASEVLPQVA
- a CDS encoding DUF2510 domain-containing protein; this encodes MTTPAAWYPDPEDPTQLRWWDGSAWTNHLHPAPAAAPMNPSVTADSPNVSVSPAPITPTDYWLADRNASPWNEVVGEAYRDEEIERALGQRVLLDREVEVMTTAALVPEPDNPHDGDAISVRINDEVVGYIAREETHAYRDAVRRIVASGHRAVTPARIWAVRRRTSEGERLYARVTFAYAADRALIAENDPPSAEYSLLPWGGALQVAGEEQHFDVIRPFVPRDGDGLLLVTLHRLERTLKNGESRDVVEVRLGGERCGELSTTTSRHFLPTIDHQVGRSRVVAAWARVVGSPLGAELKLHAARANELSADWLDGAPITVPRLVPQAAHYSVPGAYIAQRPKTSTEPGRAAAKATGSGCALVLLTVIGVGTAVAAGITQSV
- a CDS encoding HupE/UreJ family protein; its protein translation is MRTDPTRGGSARLVRALLLVVAALAFLVPAAPAAAHSYSATVYADVTEPEPGLVRTVLEIEYVLLATDGARAMGDAEFEAAAYADVQSSGRDPSKLTTAVLEQYSDTVLGYVLPRYSVSVESDAAETSACPNALAEPYAITLRDGVPHARLVIDSDCRDQVGAAAPVYRIGTELFPGTAPGGKTTTIVEYDLRSGSGVANLDTDTSPTVTTTQDWGSRMGEFLVLGSEHLLSGADHLLFLLALIAGSRRLRDIVLVATAFTVAHSLTFVLAALGIVSVPPAIVEPIIAFSIAAVALWNVWVWRRGRVANAGVGAPVDGVEAPDVSGGAPSGGGLALRERVALAPAPSKAPASLDSAATRWFSRDDWVRVAVVFAFGLVHGVGFAGALGIDEPFSWGLLGALLVFNVGIELTQLVLIAIAFPILLLVRKRLTLVPVWIQLAVAAVGLYWFAERLLAG
- a CDS encoding carbohydrate-binding protein, which translates into the protein MPITGATGPELRVGGALNGADLAVTVTASSPTSAPGSAVSPTVKVSALPEWRAAQIYLGGETVLHDGRVYVAQWWTQGVTPAKSGPNGAWSERGVEVATSKGVVRAWTDSWIYTGGEIVAHEGRLYKAGWWTRNQEPGASPYNGWTDLGAY
- a CDS encoding helix-turn-helix domain-containing protein is translated as MRVRSVRELGAAVRERREVLGWSQAELAERAGVTREWVVRFEGGKASVRLDRAFDLITALDLAVDLNERAVDA
- a CDS encoding LacI family DNA-binding transcriptional regulator; this translates as MTADRGTPASARGGSAPTLEMVAAHAGVSRATVSRVVNGSPKVSPDVVEAVQAAIAVLNYVPNRAARSLASRRTQAIALVVPESTAKVFNDPFFATLVQGIGLALADTDYTLSMLIESEAASDKTRKYLLGGNVDGALVASHHTGDHSYAHVSRALPVVFGGRPLDPGEQVNYTVDVDNAHGAEIATEHLVERGRQRIATIGGPQDMPPGVDRLRGWRNVLDRAGRTSDLVEFGDFSPESGAIAMRRLLERDPTIDGVFCANDQMAMGAYAAILETGRTIPGDVAVVGFDDDRYASMAVPPLTTVHQPSLQMGEVMARTLVRLIAGEDVPSATLLSTQLVVRASS
- a CDS encoding HipA domain-containing protein — translated: MPELELNVFLDGTFIGVVSQNQSGNVGFTYDESYRRRIHATPLSLSMPVTRASHPARVVLPFLQGLLPDSAGRLDELGREFHTSAANPLQLLRHIGGDVAGAVQILPPDVSPSDAGQRQRDIQRLDDAALTELIADVVDNADTWGTRDDGRWSLAGAQPKLALFRDDDGWGIPRDATPTTHILKPAVLPYVEHDVNEYVTMTAARAVGLRVADAGLLTTDRGDRVFVAARYDRRLVGDRWQRRHQEDFCQALSVDPARKYQSDGGPGFAAMAQLIDTFPGIDQRRASQRALFDAMVFNVSAANTDAHAKNYSILLDAERAELAPLYDLGTHLAYPSTRPLTSAMKVGDEYRLDAIGIRDFVGVGRKLRIPADEAESRVNDIRSGLAAAFAGAAAQIAMPDERAVATRIAESVADYAAARGWID